In Aeromicrobium marinum DSM 15272, one genomic interval encodes:
- the pdxS gene encoding pyridoxal 5'-phosphate synthase lyase subunit PdxS gives MAEMLKGGVIMDVVDATQAKIAEDAGAVAVMALERVPADIRAQGGVARMSDPDLIDGIIEAVSIPVMAKARIGHFTEAQVLQSLGVDYIDESEVLTPADYTNHIDKWKFTVPFVCGATNLGEALRRLTEGAAMIRSKGEAGTGDVSNATMHMRKIGGEIRRLQSLSEDELFVAAKELQAPYELVKEVAESGKLPVVLFTAGGIATPADAAMMMQLGAEGVFVGSGIFKSGNPSQRAAAIVQATTFFDDPDVIAKVSRGLGEAMVGINVDDIPEPHRLADRGW, from the coding sequence ATGGCCGAGATGCTCAAGGGTGGCGTCATCATGGACGTCGTCGACGCGACCCAGGCGAAGATCGCCGAGGACGCCGGAGCGGTCGCGGTCATGGCACTCGAGCGGGTCCCCGCCGACATCCGCGCCCAGGGCGGCGTGGCGCGCATGAGCGACCCCGACCTGATCGACGGCATCATCGAGGCCGTCTCGATCCCCGTCATGGCCAAGGCCCGCATCGGGCACTTCACCGAAGCCCAGGTGTTGCAGTCCCTCGGCGTCGACTACATCGACGAGTCCGAGGTGCTGACCCCGGCCGACTACACCAACCACATCGACAAGTGGAAGTTCACCGTCCCGTTCGTGTGCGGCGCCACCAACCTCGGCGAGGCGCTGCGCCGGCTCACCGAGGGCGCGGCGATGATCCGCTCCAAGGGTGAGGCCGGCACCGGCGACGTCTCGAACGCCACGATGCACATGCGCAAGATCGGCGGCGAGATCCGCCGGCTGCAGTCGCTGAGCGAGGACGAGCTGTTCGTCGCCGCCAAGGAGCTGCAGGCGCCGTACGAGCTGGTCAAGGAGGTCGCCGAGAGTGGCAAGCTCCCCGTCGTGCTGTTCACCGCCGGCGGCATCGCGACCCCGGCGGACGCGGCCATGATGATGCAGCTGGGTGCCGAGGGCGTGTTCGTGGGGTCCGGCATCTTCAAGTCCGGCAACCCCTCGCAGCGCGCCGCGGCCATCGTGCAGGCCACCACGTTCTTCGACGACCCCGACGTCATCGCCAAGGTCTCGCGCGGTCTGGGCGAGGCGATGGTCGGCATCAACGTCGACGACATCCCCGAGCCGCACCGCCTGGCCGACCGCGGCTGGTGA
- the ruvA gene encoding Holliday junction branch migration protein RuvA, with product MIASLRGTVAAVSLDSVVLDVGGVGYLTRCTPGTIAGLRIGQEAQLATTLVVREDSMTVYGFADATERDMFELVQTASGVGPKVALAMLAVLDPDRLRQAIAQADHSTLMSVPGIGRKGAERIVVELKDRVGLAGSAAPTGAPAWREQVHEALLGLGWPARDAERAVDNVAADLADDPGAAADVSTLLRDALRSLARTR from the coding sequence GTGATCGCCTCGTTGCGCGGCACCGTCGCCGCGGTCTCGTTGGACTCCGTCGTGCTCGACGTCGGTGGGGTCGGCTACCTCACCCGGTGCACCCCCGGCACGATCGCCGGGCTGCGGATCGGCCAGGAGGCCCAGCTGGCCACCACGCTCGTCGTCCGCGAGGACTCGATGACCGTCTACGGCTTCGCCGACGCCACCGAGCGCGACATGTTCGAGCTCGTGCAGACCGCCAGCGGCGTCGGGCCCAAGGTGGCACTGGCGATGCTCGCGGTGCTCGACCCCGACCGGTTGCGCCAGGCCATCGCGCAGGCCGACCACTCGACCCTGATGTCGGTCCCGGGCATCGGACGCAAGGGCGCCGAGCGGATCGTCGTCGAGCTGAAGGACCGGGTCGGCCTGGCCGGCAGCGCCGCCCCCACCGGTGCGCCCGCGTGGCGCGAGCAGGTGCACGAGGCGCTGCTCGGCCTCGGCTGGCCCGCCCGCGACGCCGAGCGCGCGGTCGACAACGTCGCGGCCGATCTCGCCGACGATCCCGGCGCCGCGGCCGACGTCTCCACCCTGTTGCGCGACGCCCTGCGGTCGCTCGCGAGGACCCGATGA
- a CDS encoding AurF N-oxygenase family protein, producing MTQTIEPTATRETYEESLKRLSQASVDRHFDAFVDVQWDHPDFSVDPDDARWILPAGADPLGGHPWYQALPVARQIEIGQWRQANIMKVGLQFENILIRGIMQYVFTRPNGSAEYRYLTHEATEECHHTQMFQECVNRIGVDVPGMPFWMRKIATFLPWAGSAFPLAFFIGVLAGEEPIDHTQKQVMRAGAEGPPVLRRVMEIHIAEEARHISFAHLYIQRNAHKLGRIERQIVAALYPVIMRVLGDAILVPGKEFRREFDIPKHVIKDLYWRSPESRERLSEIFSDVRMLAEESGLMTRFSRRLWSWLKIDGRPSRYRSEPPVQLSAAA from the coding sequence ATGACGCAGACGATCGAGCCCACCGCGACCCGCGAGACCTACGAGGAGTCGCTGAAGCGACTGTCCCAGGCGTCGGTCGACCGCCACTTCGATGCGTTCGTCGACGTGCAGTGGGACCACCCGGACTTCTCCGTCGACCCCGACGACGCGCGCTGGATCCTGCCCGCCGGGGCCGACCCGCTGGGCGGCCACCCGTGGTACCAGGCGCTGCCCGTCGCCCGACAGATCGAGATCGGTCAGTGGCGCCAGGCCAACATCATGAAGGTCGGCCTGCAGTTCGAGAACATCCTGATCCGCGGCATCATGCAGTACGTCTTCACCCGCCCCAACGGCTCGGCCGAGTACCGCTACCTCACCCACGAGGCGACCGAGGAGTGCCACCACACGCAGATGTTCCAGGAGTGCGTCAACCGCATCGGTGTCGACGTGCCCGGCATGCCGTTCTGGATGCGCAAGATCGCCACCTTCCTGCCGTGGGCCGGCTCGGCGTTCCCGCTGGCCTTCTTCATCGGCGTCCTGGCCGGCGAGGAGCCGATCGACCACACCCAGAAGCAGGTCATGCGAGCCGGGGCCGAGGGCCCGCCGGTGCTGCGCCGGGTGATGGAGATCCACATCGCCGAGGAGGCGCGGCACATCTCGTTCGCGCACCTGTACATCCAGCGCAACGCCCACAAGCTGGGGCGCATCGAGCGCCAGATCGTGGCCGCTCTGTACCCGGTCATCATGCGCGTGCTGGGCGACGCGATCCTCGTGCCGGGCAAGGAGTTCCGCCGCGAGTTCGACATCCCGAAGCACGTCATCAAGGACCTCTACTGGCGGTCGCCGGAGTCGCGCGAGCGTCTCTCGGAGATCTTCAGCGACGTGCGCATGCTCGCCGAGGAGTCCGGCCTGATGACCAGGTTCTCGCGCCGCCTCTGGTCGTGGCTGAAGATCGACGGTCGTCCGTCGCGCTACCGCAGCGAGCCGCCCGTGCAGCTCAGCGCAGCCGCCTGA
- a CDS encoding HIT family protein, with translation MARVAGVDHEDRLERLWVPHRMSYVRGAEPAPDDRCPFCRMAEGGVGSDIVVTRGETAFVVLNLYPYNPGHLMVVPDRHVADYTELTPAETVEVAQLTQQALVAIRSVSHPHGFNVGLNLGGVAGGSLSAHLHQHVVPRWSGDANFMTVLGDTKMMPQLLEDTCDLLRDAWPQED, from the coding sequence ATGGCTAGGGTGGCCGGTGTGGATCACGAGGACCGCTTGGAGCGGCTGTGGGTGCCGCACCGGATGTCCTACGTTCGGGGCGCAGAGCCCGCACCCGACGACCGGTGTCCGTTCTGTCGCATGGCCGAGGGCGGCGTGGGCTCCGACATCGTCGTGACGCGAGGCGAGACCGCCTTCGTGGTGCTGAACCTCTACCCGTACAACCCCGGCCACCTCATGGTCGTCCCCGACCGCCACGTCGCCGACTACACGGAGCTGACGCCGGCGGAGACCGTCGAGGTCGCCCAGCTGACCCAGCAGGCGCTCGTGGCGATCCGCTCCGTGAGCCATCCGCACGGGTTCAACGTGGGACTGAACCTGGGCGGGGTCGCCGGAGGCTCGCTGTCGGCCCACCTGCACCAGCACGTCGTGCCGCGATGGTCCGGCGACGCCAACTTCATGACCGTGCTCGGCGACACCAAGATGATGCCCCAGCTGCTCGAGGACACGTGCGACCTGCTGCGCGACGCGTGGCCCCAGGAGGATTGA
- a CDS encoding alternate-type signal peptide domain-containing protein: MKKSTKGALAAGAAAALLLGGAGTLAFWTADGVADGGSITAGTLTLTDGTCDPEFVYADGAASEGDDVVLFVPGDIVTKDCTFEIGATGDNLEALLAAPDTVTFETDSGEVLTATVDTTYTIGGDPAADGDTITSADDGAEVVVTFLVDIDYGTADDPFGSAAPTTPGVNGNLTQGITAALDDLTVTLTQVDPN, from the coding sequence ATGAAGAAGTCCACCAAGGGCGCACTCGCCGCGGGCGCGGCCGCTGCCCTCCTGCTCGGCGGCGCCGGCACCCTCGCCTTCTGGACCGCTGACGGCGTTGCCGACGGCGGCTCCATCACCGCGGGCACCCTGACCCTGACCGACGGCACCTGCGATCCCGAGTTCGTGTACGCCGATGGTGCGGCCAGCGAGGGCGACGATGTCGTGCTGTTCGTGCCCGGCGACATCGTCACCAAGGACTGCACCTTCGAGATCGGTGCGACCGGCGACAACCTCGAGGCCCTCCTCGCGGCCCCCGACACGGTGACCTTCGAGACCGACAGCGGCGAGGTGCTCACCGCCACGGTCGACACGACCTACACGATCGGCGGCGACCCGGCCGCCGACGGCGACACGATCACGTCCGCCGACGACGGCGCGGAGGTCGTCGTGACCTTCCTCGTCGACATCGACTACGGCACCGCGGACGACCCGTTCGGCTCCGCGGCCCCGACGACCCCGGGTGTCAACGGCAACCTGACCCAGGGCATCACCGCCGCGCTGGACGACCTCACGGTCACCCTGACGCAGGTCGACCCGAACTGA
- a CDS encoding signal peptidase I produces the protein MTTHRLDAIGPLRWIGQVIAWTVILGVGLVVAAAVVVPRIAGATPYTVLTSSMEPGMPPGTLVVTRPVEAEEVRVGDVITYQLESGRPTVVTHRVVGVEYDLTGELRLITQGDANDIPDADAVLPVQVRGERWYAIPFIGHITTKISNDTRQVATVAVATALVGYAGFMFVGAVRDRRTTRSTTHQNISTEEGAPR, from the coding sequence ATGACCACTCATCGGCTCGACGCGATCGGACCCCTGCGGTGGATCGGCCAGGTCATCGCCTGGACGGTCATCCTGGGAGTCGGTCTCGTCGTCGCGGCAGCGGTCGTCGTGCCCCGCATCGCGGGTGCGACGCCCTACACCGTGTTGACCAGCTCCATGGAGCCGGGCATGCCACCGGGGACGCTGGTCGTCACCCGGCCGGTGGAGGCCGAGGAGGTCCGGGTGGGCGACGTGATCACCTACCAGCTGGAGTCGGGACGACCGACGGTCGTGACGCACCGCGTCGTGGGCGTCGAGTACGACCTCACCGGCGAGCTGAGACTGATCACGCAGGGCGACGCGAACGACATCCCGGACGCCGACGCGGTACTGCCGGTGCAGGTCCGGGGGGAGCGGTGGTACGCCATCCCGTTCATCGGCCACATCACGACCAAGATCTCGAACGACACCCGACAGGTGGCGACCGTGGCCGTCGCGACCGCACTGGTCGGCTACGCAGGATTCATGTTCGTCGGGGCGGTGCGCGACCGGCGCACGACCCGCAGCACCACCCACCAGAACATCTCGACCGAGGAAGGAGCGCCGCGATGA
- a CDS encoding FAD-dependent oxidoreductase: MPHVVTRSCCADASCTFACPVNCIHPTPDEPDFGTAEMLYIDPVSCVDCGACVRACPVGAIVPHTKLGEHELPFLEINAAFHNPPRSYPPQAPVPAVVDIRSRAETLRVAVVGAGPAAMYAADELLKQADVEVSVLDRLPTPYGLVRAGVAPDHPDTRSVTRVFGQVEAQRGFSYHLGVEVGSDLGIDEVLAHHHAVIVATGASRDRSLGIPGEDLPGSETATDVVAWYNGHPDHAHRDIDLSADRAVVVGNGNVALDVARILATDPERLAGTDIADPALDRLRASRVREVVVLGRRGPAQAAFTVPELVSLVSRDDIDVVVDDPGGLAMPDDADLVTRQKIEALRAVPAPRGEGRRRVVLRFCASPVALEGDGRVERLQVVRNRLEPTPDGGVRAVADGEPEPLETSLVLRSVGYRSIPVAGVPFDEQRAVVPNLEGRVLDGPDGGHVRGLYAAGWIKRGPSGFIGTNKSCSLETVNHLLEDFLGGRLPAPTGSARAFDRLVTERFPDAIDLAGWRRIERAERENGAAAGRVARRFTDRADLRVAAAAPRRQRRSLIR; this comes from the coding sequence GTGCCGCACGTCGTCACCCGGTCCTGCTGCGCGGACGCCTCGTGCACGTTCGCGTGCCCGGTCAACTGCATCCACCCGACGCCGGACGAGCCCGACTTCGGCACCGCCGAGATGCTGTACATCGACCCGGTGTCGTGCGTCGACTGCGGTGCGTGCGTCCGGGCATGCCCCGTGGGCGCGATCGTGCCGCACACCAAACTGGGTGAGCACGAGCTGCCGTTCCTGGAGATCAACGCGGCCTTCCACAACCCGCCACGCTCCTACCCGCCGCAGGCCCCCGTCCCGGCCGTCGTCGACATCCGGAGCCGGGCCGAGACGTTGCGGGTCGCCGTCGTCGGCGCCGGACCGGCGGCCATGTACGCGGCCGACGAGCTGCTGAAGCAGGCCGATGTCGAGGTGTCGGTGCTCGACCGGCTTCCCACGCCCTACGGACTCGTGCGGGCCGGCGTGGCACCGGACCATCCCGACACCCGTTCGGTCACCCGGGTCTTCGGCCAGGTGGAGGCCCAACGGGGCTTCTCGTACCACCTGGGCGTCGAGGTCGGGTCGGACCTGGGCATCGACGAGGTGCTGGCCCACCACCACGCGGTCATCGTCGCCACCGGCGCCTCCCGCGACCGCAGCCTCGGCATCCCCGGCGAGGACCTGCCCGGCAGCGAGACCGCCACCGACGTCGTCGCCTGGTACAACGGCCATCCCGACCACGCCCACCGCGACATCGACCTCAGCGCCGATCGTGCGGTCGTGGTCGGCAACGGCAACGTGGCCCTCGACGTCGCCCGCATCCTGGCCACCGACCCCGAGCGACTGGCCGGCACCGACATCGCCGACCCGGCGCTGGACCGGCTGCGCGCCAGTCGTGTGCGTGAGGTCGTGGTGCTGGGTCGTCGCGGCCCGGCGCAGGCCGCCTTCACCGTGCCCGAGCTGGTCAGTCTGGTGTCCCGTGACGACATCGACGTCGTCGTCGACGACCCGGGCGGGCTGGCGATGCCCGATGACGCCGACCTGGTCACCCGTCAGAAGATCGAGGCGCTGCGAGCCGTTCCGGCGCCGCGGGGCGAGGGTCGCCGCCGCGTCGTCCTGCGCTTCTGCGCCTCACCGGTCGCCCTCGAGGGCGACGGCCGTGTCGAGCGGCTCCAGGTCGTGCGCAACCGGCTCGAGCCCACCCCGGACGGGGGAGTGCGGGCCGTCGCCGACGGCGAGCCCGAACCCCTGGAGACGTCCTTGGTGCTGCGGTCGGTCGGCTACCGGTCGATCCCGGTCGCCGGCGTCCCGTTCGACGAGCAGCGTGCCGTGGTCCCGAACCTCGAGGGTCGGGTGCTCGACGGGCCGGACGGCGGTCACGTGCGTGGCCTCTACGCCGCCGGGTGGATCAAGCGTGGTCCGAGCGGCTTCATCGGTACCAACAAGTCGTGCTCGCTCGAGACGGTCAACCACCTGCTGGAGGACTTCCTGGGCGGTCGTCTGCCCGCGCCCACCGGCAGCGCCCGGGCGTTCGACCGGTTGGTGACCGAGCGGTTCCCCGACGCGATCGACCTCGCCGGGTGGCGACGCATCGAGCGTGCCGAACGCGAGAACGGTGCCGCGGCCGGTCGTGTGGCCCGGCGGTTCACCGACCGCGCGGACCTGCGAGTCGCCGCTGCGGCGCCGCGGCGTCAGCGCCGCTCGCTCATCCGCTGA
- a CDS encoding signal peptidase I: MTQHRAPASSRTSRLRRAGRETALTAGAVLGVLCLTIALAGMAFDVRPVIFRSGSMEPEIQTGALALSRTTDASELVVGDVVTVRDARGVLVTHRIVSLTTSGSEATLVLQGDANPVPDADPYVVQSADRILFDVPRLGYVVSALSGPAGIFGGGLLVGLLLTTVFARRRDDDHTPGPGAGPGPTDAVEPTEADDTPADEPGRSGGRAARRGKGRMTLAAMVAVVAAVGVGSTTSTTAAWVDNAAVTTGTFSMQQAPVQVLTCTVVPIGGGFGIRLDWVSAQNPLLGWTVSANNLGNSLALGLPDALLGNARQWTSPQFNNRSGVVTVTRTLGTELGSVSFDFGPGNGIGNKSCTVNP; the protein is encoded by the coding sequence GTGACCCAGCACCGCGCCCCCGCGTCGTCGCGCACGTCTCGCCTCAGGCGAGCCGGCCGCGAGACGGCGTTGACCGCGGGTGCGGTGCTCGGCGTGCTGTGTCTGACCATCGCCCTGGCCGGGATGGCCTTCGACGTCCGGCCGGTCATCTTCCGGTCCGGCTCGATGGAGCCGGAGATCCAGACCGGCGCCCTGGCGCTGTCGCGCACGACCGACGCGTCCGAGCTGGTCGTCGGTGACGTCGTCACCGTCCGTGACGCCCGCGGTGTGCTGGTGACCCACCGGATCGTCTCGCTGACGACCTCCGGGTCCGAGGCCACCCTGGTCCTGCAGGGCGACGCGAATCCCGTGCCCGACGCCGACCCGTACGTGGTGCAGTCGGCGGACCGGATCCTGTTCGACGTACCGCGGCTGGGCTACGTCGTGTCGGCACTCTCCGGCCCCGCCGGCATCTTCGGGGGCGGACTCCTGGTGGGTCTGCTGCTCACCACCGTCTTCGCGCGCCGACGCGACGACGACCACACCCCGGGGCCCGGCGCGGGACCCGGCCCCACCGACGCGGTGGAACCGACCGAGGCGGACGACACGCCTGCGGACGAGCCGGGGCGGTCCGGCGGTCGGGCGGCGCGCCGGGGCAAGGGTCGGATGACGCTCGCGGCGATGGTCGCGGTCGTCGCCGCGGTCGGCGTCGGCAGCACGACGTCCACCACGGCCGCGTGGGTCGACAACGCAGCCGTGACGACCGGGACGTTCTCGATGCAGCAGGCCCCCGTCCAGGTCCTCACGTGCACCGTGGTGCCGATCGGCGGCGGCTTCGGCATCCGTCTGGACTGGGTGTCGGCGCAGAACCCGCTGCTCGGCTGGACCGTGTCCGCCAACAACCTCGGCAACAGCCTGGCCCTGGGCCTGCCGGACGCGCTGCTGGGCAACGCGCGCCAGTGGACCTCGCCGCAGTTCAACAACCGCTCGGGCGTCGTGACGGTCACCCGGACCCTGGGTACCGAATTGGGCAGTGTCAGCTTCGACTTCGGTCCGGGCAACGGGATCGGCAACAAGTCCTGCACCGTCAACCCCTGA
- a CDS encoding TasA family protein produces the protein MSEHRATSRRTVRRSPRRSGRVRAVLSLGIVLGLGAVSTMAFWTDTATVSTGGFVAGTLDLRVDGANEGKPAPYVANQLSALNLAPGESVAASFTVNNAGSVGFTYTATGTAAGVLGPNLRFTVRTNAVAGTIGTQAANNRVGSCTGGTPQVGPAALTGQSVIATPPTVAPGGSQTFCVVVTLDQNTPITQGGTTGTATFNLTATQVAP, from the coding sequence ATGTCTGAACACCGAGCGACATCCCGCCGGACCGTCCGTCGGTCGCCCCGACGGTCGGGCCGTGTCCGCGCCGTCCTCAGCCTGGGCATCGTGCTCGGCCTCGGCGCCGTCAGCACGATGGCCTTCTGGACCGACACCGCGACGGTCAGCACCGGCGGATTCGTCGCGGGCACCCTCGACCTGCGGGTCGACGGTGCCAACGAGGGCAAGCCCGCCCCGTACGTCGCCAACCAGCTCTCGGCGCTCAACCTGGCGCCCGGCGAGAGCGTGGCCGCGAGCTTCACGGTCAACAACGCCGGCTCGGTCGGCTTCACCTACACCGCCACGGGCACGGCAGCCGGTGTGCTCGGACCGAACCTGCGGTTCACGGTGCGCACCAACGCCGTGGCCGGCACGATCGGCACCCAGGCTGCCAACAACCGGGTGGGCAGCTGCACCGGAGGCACGCCCCAGGTGGGGCCGGCCGCGTTGACGGGCCAGTCGGTCATCGCGACGCCGCCCACGGTGGCGCCCGGCGGGTCGCAGACCTTCTGCGTCGTCGTCACGCTCGACCAGAACACCCCCATCACGCAGGGCGGCACCACCGGTACCGCGACCTTCAACCTGACGGCCACGCAGGTCGCTCCGTGA
- a CDS encoding YebC/PmpR family DNA-binding transcriptional regulator: protein MSGHSKWATTKHKKAAIDAKRGKMFAKLIKNIEVAARMGGPDPDGNPTLYDAIQKAKKSSVPNDNIDRAVKRGGGVGDDAVDYITIMYEGYGPNGVAMLVECLTDNRNRAAMEVRTAMTRNGGTMADPGSVSYMFARKGVIIVPAEQEGGATTEDDILLAVLDAGAEEVNDHGESFEVICEATDLVAVRTALQDAGLDYDSADASFVPSVNVEVDVDGATKVLKLIDALEDCDDVQNVFANFDASDEVLAQI, encoded by the coding sequence ATGTCAGGTCATTCCAAGTGGGCGACGACCAAGCACAAGAAGGCCGCGATCGATGCCAAGCGCGGCAAGATGTTCGCCAAGCTGATCAAGAACATCGAGGTCGCGGCGCGGATGGGCGGTCCCGACCCCGACGGCAACCCCACGTTGTACGACGCGATCCAGAAGGCCAAGAAGTCCTCGGTCCCCAACGACAACATCGACCGTGCCGTCAAGCGCGGCGGCGGCGTGGGCGACGACGCGGTGGACTACATCACCATCATGTACGAGGGCTACGGCCCGAACGGGGTGGCGATGCTCGTCGAGTGCCTCACCGACAACCGCAACCGCGCCGCCATGGAGGTCCGCACCGCCATGACCCGCAACGGCGGCACGATGGCCGACCCGGGCTCGGTGTCGTACATGTTCGCGCGCAAGGGCGTCATCATCGTGCCCGCGGAGCAGGAGGGCGGGGCCACCACCGAGGACGACATCCTGCTGGCCGTGCTCGACGCGGGGGCCGAGGAGGTCAACGACCACGGCGAGTCCTTCGAGGTCATCTGCGAGGCCACCGACCTGGTGGCGGTGCGCACCGCCCTGCAGGACGCGGGCCTGGACTACGACTCCGCCGACGCCTCGTTCGTGCCGTCGGTCAACGTCGAGGTCGACGTCGACGGCGCCACCAAGGTGCTCAAGCTGATCGACGCCCTCGAGGACTGCGACGACGTGCAGAACGTGTTCGCCAACTTCGACGCCTCCGACGAGGTCCTCGCCCAGATCTGA
- the pdxT gene encoding pyridoxal 5'-phosphate synthase glutaminase subunit PdxT encodes MPASPTIGVFALQGDVREHLAALRRLGASTLAVRRPAELEQCDAIVLPGGESTTMHKLAVTFELFEPLRERIAGGMPAFGTCAGMILLADRITDGTTDQRTLGGLDVTVRRNAFGRQVDSFEGDLDMAGLDAPVHAVFIRAPWVEQVGEAVEVLATVPTGEAAGRIVAVRQGALMATSFHPEVGHDDRVHGLFVDHVRTM; translated from the coding sequence GTGCCTGCTTCCCCCACGATCGGTGTGTTCGCCCTGCAGGGTGACGTCCGGGAGCACCTGGCCGCGCTCCGGCGGCTCGGCGCCTCCACGCTCGCCGTCCGCCGGCCAGCCGAGCTGGAGCAGTGCGACGCGATCGTGCTGCCCGGTGGCGAGTCGACCACGATGCACAAGCTGGCGGTCACGTTCGAGCTGTTCGAGCCCCTGCGGGAGCGGATCGCGGGCGGGATGCCGGCCTTCGGCACGTGCGCGGGCATGATCCTGCTGGCCGACCGGATCACCGACGGCACCACCGACCAGCGGACGCTGGGCGGGCTCGACGTGACGGTGCGCCGCAACGCCTTCGGCCGACAGGTCGACTCCTTCGAGGGCGACCTCGACATGGCCGGGCTCGACGCACCCGTGCACGCCGTGTTCATCCGGGCGCCGTGGGTCGAGCAGGTCGGTGAGGCGGTCGAGGTGCTTGCCACCGTTCCCACCGGGGAGGCCGCGGGTAGGATCGTCGCCGTTCGACAAGGTGCCCTGATGGCCACGTCGTTCCACCCCGAGGTGGGACACGACGACCGTGTGCACGGACTCTTCGTCGACCACGTTCGCACGATGTAG
- the ruvC gene encoding crossover junction endodeoxyribonuclease RuvC: MGIDPGLTRLGLGVVEGSVGRPLTMLDVDVLRTPADLDPARRLRILADGIEERLLLHRPDAVAVERVFSQHNVRTVMGTAQVSGVAMMLAARHGIEVHLHTPSEVKAAVTGSGRADKAQVTQMVTRLLRLTEAPRPADAADALAIAICHLWRGGAQNRLAEAVAKAAGR, translated from the coding sequence ATGGGCATCGACCCGGGCCTCACGCGGCTCGGGCTGGGCGTCGTCGAAGGCTCGGTGGGCAGGCCGCTCACGATGCTCGACGTCGACGTGCTGCGCACCCCCGCCGACCTCGACCCGGCCCGACGGCTGCGGATCCTGGCCGACGGCATCGAGGAGCGGCTCCTGCTGCACCGGCCCGACGCCGTGGCCGTCGAGCGGGTGTTCAGCCAGCACAACGTGCGCACCGTCATGGGCACCGCGCAGGTCAGCGGCGTCGCGATGATGCTGGCGGCGCGCCACGGCATCGAGGTGCACCTGCACACCCCCAGCGAGGTCAAGGCGGCGGTCACCGGCAGCGGCCGCGCCGACAAGGCGCAGGTCACCCAGATGGTCACCCGGCTGCTGCGGCTCACCGAGGCACCCCGGCCCGCCGACGCCGCCGACGCCCTCGCGATCGCGATCTGTCACCTCTGGCGCGGGGGAGCGCAGAACCGCCTTGCCGAGGCCGTCGCGAAGGCGGCCGGCCGGTGA
- the pgsA gene encoding phosphatidylinositol phosphate synthase, giving the protein MLERFRQFWTNVWAPLANLLLKLGVTPDQVTIVGTLGVSAGALWFFPRGEFFVGVLVITAFVFSDIMDGYMARASGQSSKWGAFLDSTLDRVGDAAIFGGLVLYYATVDAESQLGDPEIYLGLSLACLVLGNLTSYARARAESLGMQAKGGIAERADRLVAILVMTGLNGLFGAPFLTEITLWALALASLVTVFQRMVIVHRQAVGRPLGDPDTP; this is encoded by the coding sequence ATGCTCGAACGATTCCGGCAGTTCTGGACCAACGTGTGGGCGCCGTTGGCCAACCTGTTGCTCAAGCTGGGGGTGACCCCCGACCAGGTGACGATCGTCGGCACGCTCGGCGTCAGCGCCGGCGCGCTGTGGTTCTTCCCCCGCGGCGAGTTCTTCGTCGGGGTGCTGGTCATCACGGCCTTCGTGTTCAGCGACATCATGGACGGCTACATGGCCCGGGCGTCGGGTCAGTCGTCCAAGTGGGGTGCGTTCCTCGACTCGACCCTGGACCGCGTCGGCGACGCCGCGATCTTCGGCGGTCTGGTCCTCTACTACGCGACCGTCGACGCCGAGTCGCAGCTCGGTGACCCCGAGATCTACCTGGGCCTCAGCCTGGCCTGCCTGGTGCTCGGCAACCTGACCTCCTACGCCCGCGCCCGGGCCGAGAGTCTCGGCATGCAGGCCAAGGGCGGCATCGCCGAACGGGCCGACCGCCTCGTGGCCATCCTGGTGATGACCGGGCTCAACGGTCTGTTCGGCGCGCCGTTCCTCACCGAGATCACCCTGTGGGCGCTGGCCCTGGCCAGCCTCGTCACGGTGTTCCAGCGGATGGTGATCGTCCACCGGCAGGCGGTCGGGCGGCCGCTGGGCGATCCCGACACGCCCTGA